From one Dermacentor variabilis isolate Ectoservices chromosome 3, ASM5094787v1, whole genome shotgun sequence genomic stretch:
- the LOC142574792 gene encoding uncharacterized protein LOC142574792, with protein sequence MTPKKGEELPAVLTYRMTRVPFGVTSSPFLLAATLQHHLESLPERYAKTAGVLSKHLYVDDLVIGVDRLDKGKVLCQVSKDILSQAGMRLHKWMSNDRDLVNFLENGNVERTNADAGNAAATKVLGVGWDAQTAHFEYNLTSLIDFLSARADNKRFVLQVSARIFDPFGYIAPTTLCVKVMFQKWWELGIGWDNPLPETLQPEWDCWCRELPCIEGVSIPGLISPGFRNDDTEKLVHVFCDASPKAYGAVAHIETKSPFGLRNVSLVMAKSRMAPLKRLSLPRLELMGALVGARLCH encoded by the coding sequence ATGACGCCAAAGAAAGGGGAAGAGCTTCCAGCTGTGCTGACGTATCGCATGACTCGCGTGCCGTTCGGTGTCACGTCGAGCCCATTTCTCTTGGCTGCAACGTTGCAACATCATCTTGAAAGCCTGCCGGAACGGTATGCTAAAACTGCAGGTGTTCTGAGCAAGCATCTTTACGTGGACGACCTTGTAATTGGGGTTGACAGACTTGACAAGGGTAAAGTCTTGTGCCAGGTATCCAAAGATATATTGTCTCAAGCAGGGATGCGGCTGCACAAGTGGATGTCGAACGACCGCGATCTCGTAAACTTCTTAGAGAATGGCAATGTGGAGAGAACGAACGCTGATGCTGGTAATGCTGCAGCTACAAAGGTGTTGGGAGTAGGTTGGGATGCTCAGACTGCCCACTTTGAATACAACCTAACTTCACTCATTGACTTCCTCTCCGCAAGAGCCGACAACAAGAGATTTGTGCTGCAGGTCTCGGCAAGAATTTTCGACCCTTTTGGATATATTGCTCCCACAACATTATGCGTAAAGGTAATGTTCCAGAAGTGGTGGGAGTTGGGAATTGGTTGGGACAATCCCTTGCCTGAAACATTGCAGCCTGAGTGGGACTGCTGGTGTAGGGAGCTTCCATGCATTGAAGGAGTGTCTATTCCAGGACTAATATCGCCAGGCTTTAGAAACGATGATACGGAGAAATTGGTGCATGTTTTCTGTGACGCAAGCCCGAAGGCCTATGGTGCTGTCGCACATATCGAGACCAAGTCTCCGTTCGGACTAAGAAATGTCAGCTTGGTCATGGCTAAATCAAGAATGGCCCCTTTGAAACGCCTCTCGCTACCCCGATTGGAGCTGATGGGAGCCCTTGTTGGCGCGCGACTATGCCACTAA